From Mucilaginibacter gotjawali:
GAGCTTGAAAAAGAAGGCATCCATGCTGAAGTGATTGATTTGCGTACTGTGCGCCCTATCGATTATGATACCGTGATCACTTCCGTTAAAAAAACAAACCGTTTGGTTATTGTTGAAGAAAGCTGGCCTTTAGGCTCGATAGCTACCGAAGTTGCCTTTAAGGTACAGAAAGATGCTTTTGATTACCTGGATGCACCGGTATTGCGCATTATGGGCGGAGACGTTCCATTGCCATACGCACCAACATTGATACAGGAATACCTTCCGAACCCTGAAAGAGTGATCAAGGCGGTAAAAGAAGTAATGTATGTTACTAAATAAGTTGATTGGGTGAATGGTTGATTGAGTTAGACTAAGTTATATGAATATTATAACGAGTTGGCTGGCAAAAGAAACTGGTTGTTTCAACTCACGAACCTAATCTAACTTAATCCAACATAATCAACTTAAAATATAGACCTGCTATGCAAATAGCAGGTTTTTTTATTACTTTACGTTTTTAAAAACTACCTGTTATGAAAAAATTAGCTTTAAAGCCGGTGTCCGGCCGGTCAATACTTTTGGTAGCAGCTATCTGCCTGGGTACACTGGGTGTTATGGCGCAGGCACCTGCAAAAAAGGCTGCAAAAGCGCTTGTTGCACCTGCTGCGGCAAAACCAATAATTGCTCCTAAATCAGTACCGGCCATTATAGATGCTTTTTTTAAAAAATATAAAGACAAAGGTGCAGATACGGCCATCGACTACCTTTTTGGTACGAATAAATTATTAGCTAACCTGCCTCAGCTCCCGGTTTTAAAAGCCAAATTGGATTCACTGCCGATATCAGCGGGTAAATACATGGGGCATGAATTGATCGCACAAAAAAGTGCGTCGCCAAGTTTATTTTTCTACAGCTATCTTGTCAAATTCGAAAATCAGCCATACCGCTTTACGTTTATGTTTTATAAACCAGGGAACGAGTGGGAGCTATACCGGTTTAAATATGATGACCAGCTGGATTCGGAACTGGAAGAGGCAGGAAAGATCAATAATAAACACCCGTAGGGACACAAAATATTGTGTCCCTGCAATATTTCCCCTCCCCAATAAATCTTATTGGGAAGTTCAATAAATATCCATAATTTTAGTGAACCATTATAAACCCGTTCGGCTTCAATAGAATGCCTTGCGGACTTATTTCTTTTTATAACCAAATTAACTAATGATGATGACTAAAAAAATGATCCTCAACGGCGTTCGCCTTGTTGCGGGCTGCTTGCTTGTTGTTTTATGTTTAGGTGTAAGCGCTTTCAAATTTGCAGGACACCTGGCGGTTGCTTCAGTCCCCGGAAAAATTAAAAATGCAGTAGCTGACAGTGGGTGGCGGCAGCTTTTTAACGGAAAAAACCTGGACGGGTGGAAACAGGTTGGTCCGGGCTCCAGGTACGTTGAAAACGGATTGACCGGCAGCCATGGCGGAATGGGCCTTTGCTACTGGACGAAAGAAAAGTTTGGCGATTGCGTGATCCGTATTGTTTATAAAATGCAAAAAGAAAACAGCAACTCCGGTTTTTTCATCCGCATACCCATTGAACCGCGCGAAGCCTGGATGCCTGTGTTTTATGGGTATGAGGTACAGATCGACAACCATCCGGAAACCTCCGGCGAAGATGACTACCATGTTACCGGTACTTTGTATTCACTAACCAAACCACATGCCAAACCCGGTAAACCCGGCCCGCAATGGAACGTGATGGAAATAACGCTGGATGGCGCACGTACCATCGTCAAAGTAAACGGCGAACTGGTGACCGACTATACAGAAGGCGACCCTACCCCCGAACGGAAGTTTGATTTCGAACCATTCCGTGGTTTAAGGCCAAATTATGGTTATATCGGGATGCAGAACCATGGCGATGATGACATTGTATTTTTTAAAACGGTTGAGGTAAGGCCGCTTCACCTTCAATAAATTAAATTGACATGGAAGAAAATAAAAACGAAACACCAAAAAACACGATAAGCCGCGGCGATTTCATTAAAAAATCAGCGCTGGCAACAGCAGGCTTTTATATAGTGCCACGCTTTGTTTTAGGCGGAAAAGGTTATACAGCACCAAGCGATAAATTGTACATTGCAGCGGTAGGAACCGGGGGCGAGGCCGAAAATGATATACACCATTATGCCACCGCGCCAAAAAAGAATGCAGAAATTGCTTTTTTGTGCGATGTGGACGAGCGCCCGGGCATGCAGCGGATGAAAGAGTTTCCAAAAGCGAAATTTTACCACGACTGGCGCGAAATGTTTGATAAGGAGCATAAGAATTTCGATGCGGTTACTGTGGCTATTCCTGATCATAACCACGCCATCGTTGGCCACAGCGCTATGCAGATGAAGAAACATTTATATCTGCAAAAACCTTTAACACATGATATTTACGAGGCCCGCGTATTAACCGAAGCCGCAAAAAAATACCAGGTGGTTACCCAAATGGGCGACCAGGGCGCCTCATGCGATGGCATGCGCACCATGCGCGAATGGTTTGAAGCCGGCCTGATTGGCGATATTGAAAAAGTTTATTGCTGGACCGACAGGCCCGTTTGGCCGCAGGGCATTTCATGGCCGGCATCAAAACCACCGGTACCTAAAGAACTGAAATGGGACCTGTGGCTGGGCACTGCAAACTATGTTGATTACATCGACAACCTCGTCCCCTTTAACTGGCGCGGGTGGTGGCAATTTGGCACAGGGGCTTTGGGCGATATGGGCTGTCATATCATGGGCCCACCGTTTAAACTGCTTGAACTGGGTTACCCCACAGAAATATCAGGTAGTGCCAGCACGGTTTATACAGGCATTTTTAAAGAGGGTGTATTCCCTGAAAGCGGGCCGGTTTCCAGCTCCATCAAATTCAATTTCACCCTAAAAAATGGCAAACTGCTTGACCTGTACTGGATGGATGGCGGCATTACGCCCGAGCGCCTTGCAGAACTAGATCCGGACGTAAATATGAACGAGGCGTTAGGTGATATCCCAAGTGAAAATGATTTTGAGGGATGTACGCTGTTCATTGGTACCAAAGGAAAAGTATCCTGCGGATGGGGTGGCAGCCACCCCAGGTTGTTGCCGCTTTCGCTGAACAAAGATGTGCATGTGCCTGAGAAATATCCGCGCATAGAAGGCGGCATGGACGGCCACTGGTGGCAATGGGTGGATGCTGCAATAGCAGGTTATGGTAAAATGGAAGTGGATTCGCCTTTTGAAGGCTATGCCGGCCCGCTTACCGAAACTGTGTTGCTGGGTAACCTTTTACTGCGCAGCTTTGATATCCAGGAAAAAATAAAACGCAACGACCCTGTATACGGGCAAATGGAAGGCCTGAAATTCAGCGGGCGGTACACAGGTTTAAAATGGGATGGCGCCAATATGCGGGTAACCAATTACGAACCCGCCAACCAGTTTATTCGCCGTACCTACCGCGAGGGTTGGGGCGACCTGAAGTTATAACTCTTTTTTACCCCGGTGATTTGCTCATCAATCACCGGGGTGCATTTTAAAGGGCTGCAATATCAATAGCATAAGCTGACACGGATCAAACAATCTAAATTCGTGATATTCGTTTCAATTCGTGAAATTCGTGCACTATAATTATGCCCGTAGAAAAGCTCCCCTTTAAAAAACAAATTGCCTATGCCTGCGGGATGATCGGCTGGAGCATCATGACCAATATCATCATCGTGATGCTGCCTTATTTTTATTTGCCGCCATCCAGTTCAGGCTTGATACCGCTGGTTCCCCAGTTCCTGGTTTTTGGGGTGCTGAATATCATGTCGCTTATAGCGGCTTCCGGCCGGCTGGTCGATGCTGTTTACGATCCTTTTATTGCCTCGATGAGTGATAAAAGCGGCCATCGCAAAGGGCGACGCATCCCCTTTATGAAATGGGCCATACTGCCTGCTGTGCTTTTTTGCGGCCTTACCTTTTGCCCATTGGTTAGGGGTGAGAGTATGCACAATGCTTTCTGGATTATCATTACCTTAATAGGTTTTTTTATGGGTGCTACTACCTATATCATCCCCTATAATGCCCTGCTGCCCGAACTCACCGATACCGGCGCTGAAAAAGTTAAACTATCATCTTTTCAGCAGGTGGGTTTTGTTATCGGCATTATCATCAGCGCACTGGTAAATAATTTCGCCGACCTGGTACAGCATCTTTTTGACGTTACCAACCGCGATTCAGCCGTTCAATATACTATCTGGGGTTTAGCTGTTTTTGCAGGTATCATTATGCTGATACCCGTCTTGGCTATCGACGAGCGAAAATACCTGGTAAGTAAAAAACCTACGCATTTGCCTATATTGCTGGCTATCCGGAAAACTTTTAGCCAGCGTAATTTTAAATACTACCTCATTTCCGATTTCTCCTTTTATATGGCATTAAGCATCATATCCAGCGGCTTATTGTATTTTGTTACCGTGTTGCTTCACCTGCCCGAGTCAATGGGGGGCCTGCTGATGGGAACGATGGTAATTGGCTCATTGATATTTTATCCCCTGATCAATTATATCTCTCATAAGCATGGCAAAAAGAGCCTGGTGCTGTTTTCTTTCGCCTTGCTGAGCCTGATTTTTGCCATGATCTACTTTTTAGGCAAATTCCCGGTTTCTCCGAAGGCGCAGGTCTATACGCTGGTTTTATTAGCGGCTTTCCCGCTGGCGTCGCTGGGTATTTTACCTAACGCCATCCTTGCAGAAATAGCCGAACGGGACGCCCGGGTAACAGGCGAAAACCGGGAAGGGATGTTTTTTGCAGTAAAATTCCTGTTTGTAAAACTGGGGCAAACTTTGGGAATAGCACTGTTTGCCTTTTTAACTGTTTATGGTAAAGACCCCGGTCATGATTATGGCCTGCGCCTTAATGGCATCTGCGGTTTTGTGCTTTGTTTGATCGCCTTTGTTTTCTTTACCCGTTTCCGGGAAAGGAAAATTGGTTGATTGAGTTGAATAAGTTGATTGAGTTTAACTTTAATCAACATTTAAATACAAACTACAGCTCACCCTACCTTACCGTATTATTCGGCCTGGCGTAAACCAGGTGCATTACGTTGATATTGCGCATGGCAAAAGCAGCTTCGCAATAACACAAATAATAGTTCCATTTGCGGATGAACGTTTCATCAAAGCCAAGCGATTTTACTTTGGCGAGATTTGCATTAAAGGCATCATGCCAGAGTTTCAGGGTTTTGGCATAATCAAGGCCGATATCTTTCAGGTCGACCAGGGTTAAGTCGCCGGTTTTATTGATGGAATGATTTATGGCGCCAACAGAGGGGAGCAGTGAGCCCGGGAAAATATGTTTCTGGATCCAGTCCACGCCTTTGCGCAGGCTCTCAAACCTTGAGTCGGGCGAGGTGATTACCTGCAGCGCCAGTATCCCGTTTTTCTTTAACAACTCATGGCATTTTTTAAAGTAAACGTCCATAAATTTATAGCCAACGGCCTCCAGCATTTCAACGGATACAATCTTATCGAAGGTGCCATCCATCAGGCGGTAATCTTTCAGCAGGATTTTTACTTTGCCACTCAATCCTTCAGCTTCCACGCGCTCAACAGCCATTTTATGCTGCTCTTCGGAGATAGTTAATGAGGTAACTTTGCAGCCATAAGTTTTGGCCATGTAAATGGCGTTGCCGCCCCATCCGCTGCCGATCTCCAGCACATGGTCCTGTGGTTTTAAATGCAGCTGGCGGCATAAGCGTTCATATTTGGCCAATTGTGCTTCCTGCAGGGATAACCCATCACGGTAGAAATAAGCGCTGGAATAGGTCATGGTCGGATCCAGGAAGCTGGCGAAAAAATCATTGTTCAGGTCGTAATGTTCCGAAATGTTCTTTCGTGATCCTTCAACGGTATTAGCTCTTTTTTTGTGAAACAGCTTATTATAGATCTTCAGCAAGTTAAGCGACACGGTTTGTATATTACTGCCCGAAACACCGGGCGCATTCTCAACATTAAGCAGTACCCATTTAATCACATTGGTAATATTGTCCGTCTCCCACAAACCATCCACATAGGCTTCGCCAAAACCAATATCGCCATATAAAATAACACGTTTATAAAACGCTTCGCTATTTATGATGATGTTCGCAGTAATTGTACTATCACCATTTCCCATAGCGATCTTTTCGCCGTTTGGCAGGGTAAGGTATAAAGTTCCGTTCTCCATTTTGGAAAGGAATTTCAAAACAATATCCTGGTATAAACTCCCTTTTTTTGCGATAGTAATGGTATTGGCCATAATTCAATAAATGCTGTACGTGTTGCGTGAAATATGTACGTAAAATAATTGGTTGAAAGTTTTGTTAAGGTACAAAAAATTAAATTAATTATAAGGACGATACACCTCTTTTTGCAGCGGGAGGTCGTCTCCTTTTTTATGGTAGGGGATCTTTTTTAGCCAAAGTTTTAATGCCTGCCAGTGTATCAAACTTATTATTTTTAGCGTGATAAATGGAAAACTCAAAAAATAAAGCAGCAGCGTGGCGTCTTTTAAAGGCTTGCGCCTGCCACTTAAGGTGCTGGTAAAAAAACGGTTACCGTCTTTGTCATAATCATCAATTTTTACCTGTAATTTTTCGCCGGGGATGTGCAGGTCGAAATCAAAATTGGTATCCATGTCAATAAATGGTGACACGTAAAAAAACTTGGTGGTATTCAGTTTAAACTCTTCGTCCTTCAGCGTTTCGCAACCCAAAAAATAGGGCTTCATTTCAAGGAAAGTATTACAGACCTCCACTATGGAACATACTATTTGGCCCGCCTCATCATAACAATAATAAAACGATACCGGGTTAAACTGGTAACCCAGGGTGCACAAATTAGTAAGCACCATAATGCGGCCGTTGCCGATAGCAACGCCGTTTGATGCTAAATAATTGGTGATATGCGCCCGGATATTTTGGGAGGTATCTGGTTTTTCTTTCGGTAATTGCAAATGGTCCTTATCCCTGAAATTGAAAAGATTGAACCGGTTGCGACTCATGAATTTCAGCTTTTCGGAAAGGCTGTCGATCTCATCCAGGTCTAAATAAAACATAAATACGTTGTAATGGAACCGGTGCACTTTAGGCGCCAGGCGGTGGTGCATTACTTTTGCTTTATAGAGGCAGGAATTCATCATGTAATCTACGAAAAATAGTAAGAATCAGATGGATTAGATTTGCGAACTTCTGAACTTTAGATAATGAGAAAAGTTTCATTTTAACAAAACTTTTTTATCTTGCTTAATAATAAAAGAGATGAAAACATACACTTTGGATGAAGTTCAGGATAAACTTATCGGTAAAATTGGTATGCCAAACCTAGACGAGTTCGAAAAAGAATTACAAGTAGATTCAACGCAAATATTCACTAAGCGAGAAACCAAAACCACCTTGCAGAAAGATTTGTTTGGTGGAAGAATAAATAAAATGCAATAAAAAAAATGAAAGTGCCACTTTCGCTTATATTTTAACTCAATATGGATTTTCAAGCACTGCCGATTGGTAATATTCTATTAGAAATCAATAATCAGCCTGACCCGGTACAAGCGTTTAAAAACATTCTTAATTTTTGTGACATTGCATTGTCGTCGAAAATCTGGGAAACATTTAGAAAAATGGATTTGCAAAAAGATGCAGAGGCATCAACTATTTGGTTACAGCAAACTATCGATGAATTTTCGAACACAAAAGGAATATACTTAGGGCTTGATACTTTAAACATGGAGAATGGCAGTGGTTCCAACGTAGAAATTGGTTTAAATTCAGATTGCGATCCCAGTATTTTATCTGATGGGTGGACATACGATTGTGATAATTACGGAGAGTCCCACTTAATTGAAGGGTTGTGGCTCGTTTCAGATAGTTTTATTAGTGAAGAGAGGTGGTCTGATGATGAACGAAGATTTTCGGAATATACAATTTTTTTGGGCTATAGCGGACTGGTTCTAAGAGAGGCTTTATTAAATCTTAAAACGAATAATGATTTTATTTCGATATGGGGTTTTCACGATGGTGATATGTTCTTTTTAGTGAATAAAAAAGATGGAAAAATGAACTTAATCGCAAATACTGATAGTTAATGTTTCAAAAAGTCATTCTATCAGCAAGTAATTTTACGCACAACTCCACCGCGCTGGCAAAGGCATCCTCGTGAAACCCATATTTAAAATAGCTGCCGCAAAAATAAACCGGACCCGTTTCATTAAGCCGGTGCAGTTCGGCCTGGGCATTGATGGCAGGCACGTCAAATAGCGGGTGTTCATAATCCAGTTCTTTGATGATTTTTCTTTCATCGAGCCCATTATGCGGGTTGATGGAAACAAAATAATCCTTTTTATCTGATACCTGCTGCAGGCGGTTCATCCAGTAAATGGTGGTGGGCGTCAGTTTGCCCTCCTGCATTTGGATGCGGTAGTTCCAGCTGCTCCAGGCCAGTTTGGCTTTGGGCATAATGCTGGTATCGGTATGCAGCACTGCCTTATTATACTGGTATTTGAATTTCGACAATAGCCGTTCCTCTGCGCCGGTCGGTGCTTCCAGCATTTGGAGTGCCTGGTCGCCGTGCGCGGCAATAATTACCCTGTCGAATGTTTCCTGTGTGCCATCGGAAGCATGAATCACCACTTTGCCGGTTGCCTGCCGCTCAACCTTTACCGCCTTGCGGTTGATGCTGATGCGGTCTTTAAAGGGCTTGATGAGGATTTCGCGGTAGGCCCGGCTGCCTTTTTCAAGGGTGTACCACTGGTGCTGGGTATCGAGCCCTAAAAAACCGTGGTTAAGGAAAAACCTGATGAGCGTTACCGCCGGAAAATCAAGCATCTGCTCCATTGGCGTCGACCAAACGGCCGAACTCATCGGCACCAGGTATTTCCACAGCATATCCTCGCCAAAATCAAATTCCTTAACGTATTCACCTATGGAGTAATTGGCATATTTGGGATCGTCCAGGATCTTTATACTTTCCTTGTTAAACCTGCCGATCTGGTTCAGCATTTTGAGGTATTTAAGGTTGAAAAGATTTTTACGCTGGGCGAACAGGTGGTTGACGCTCGATCCGCTGTACTCCAATCCGCTCGGCACATGCTGTACACTGAACGACATATCCGTCTTTTTTACCGGGGCTTTGATCTCATCAAAAAGCTTACAAAGGTTTGGATAGGTTTTAAAATTAAACACCATAAAACCCGTGTCAATATAAACCGGCTTGCCATCTTCGTCAACGGTAACCGTGTTGGTATGGCCGCCTACATAATCATTTTGTTCGTAAATCGTAAGGTCACTTTGCTGATGCAGAAAGTGGGCACATCCCATGCCTGCTATGCCCGTCCCGATAATGGCTGTTTTGCCCCCTAACCTCCGCCCATTGGCGGAGGAGCTTATAGTGCCTGTATTCATTTCCATGTAGTATCAATATTTTATTCCTCCCCCTTTAGGGGGTTTGGGGGCATACAGTTTTTAAAAATGTTGCTACCGCGAAGGTAGACAATTGTCCGCCCGGGCCGTTTAAATTATAATCAAAGCCATGGGTGGCCCATGGCAGTTTAAGCCAGTAATGTTTAATGCCGTTTTGTTGCAGTTTTAAGTTGAGCCGGCGGCTATGCTCAGGCGAAACCAGTACATCGTTACTGCCATGAATGACCAACGTAGGCGGCGACTTTTTGCTCACAAATTCCAATGGAGAGCAGGCAAAATACTTTTGAGGAACTTTGCTGTAAGTGCCTCCGATATAATCCTCCATTACCTTCCTTGAGTCCATGATCAGCGGGTTAGACGGGATGGAATATCCCCAAACCATATCTTCCGGTCCATAAAAATCAATTACACCCTTTAACGAGGGTTCATTGATCGTATAAGCGGCCAACGTAGCGATCTGTGCGCCGGCCGAGCGGCCAAGCAATACAAAATTCTTGGTATCAATGTGCAGCTCATCCGCGTGTGTTTTTAAATAAGCTATAGCTGCCTGTATATCCTCCACAGGTGCCGGTGTTTGCCACTTTGGCGCCATGCGATAGTTTATAGCGGCTACATTATAACCCTTTAAAGCAAGGTAACTGTTTAATTCAGGCAGTTGCCTGCTGTCGCCGCCCGCCCAGGAGCCTCCGTGGACTACAATTACACAGGGCCGGTTTAATAAAAAATCACCATCTGCCGATTGCGCCGGATAGAAATCGAGTTTAAGGGTTGTATCGTTGTATTTTACGTAGTCAAATGTTTTGTAAGAAACCGCCTTTGTAACATTGAATAGCCTGAAAAAACTAAAAGAGGAATCAAAATTCGGATCAGCATTAAATGCCTGTTCCATGTTTTTCTTAAGGTCTTTCGCTACCCACCAGGCCCTTACAATTGGCGATAAAAAGATCAGCATGGTTACCACGCCTAAAACAGTACCGGCCATTTGATATTTATGCGCCCAAAAACCGGTTAATGTTAACACCAGGCTGATGCCGAAGAAAATGAGCGGAAATTCAGTCACCACGATAGCCAGCAGCCAAAGGTGATATTCGGGGGCTTTTAAAAATGCCAGCAGGGAGATGAGGGAAACAATAATGAGCAAGTAGAATCGGATCATAGAAAAATTATTATGTAGAGACGCAATACTTTGCGTCTCTTAACGGCATCAAATTATTTTGCGTTTTTGTGAAATAAATAATGGCTCACGATCCATTCGTTACCCTTGTTAAAATTCCATAATTCTGCACAGGCCATATAAAATATGCGCCAGTAAACCCACCATTTTACGGCCTGGTCATGGCCATAGGTGGTTTCAAAAAGAGGCATGATCTCCGCTTTATGCGCGTCCATGTTTTTTAGCCATGCCTCGGCTGTTTTGCCGTAATGGGTGCCGTTAACATGCCAGTGCTTTTCGACAGATAAATCATCGTTAAAATAAAATAGCAGGTCGTCGCTGGGCATAATGCCGCCGGTAAAAAAGTATTTACTCATCCAGTCGGTATCGTCCTTTACCTCAAATAGGTAGGCATATTCCTTATGAGTGAAAATATGGATAAAAAGCTTCCCGTCGGGTTTTAAAAAGGAGGCCACCTTTTTCATCAGTAACTGGTAATTGCGCATGTGTTCAAACATCTCGACAGACACCACCCGGTCGAATTGCTCATCAATGCTAAAGGTATTCATGTCGGCGGTGATCACCGTCAAATTTTTAATGCCGCGTTGTTTGGCCTGTTCGTCGATATGTTGTTTTTGCGTGCGCGAATTTGATACTACCTTAAACGTACTCCCCGGAAATTTTGCAGCCATGTAAAGCGACAGTGAACCCCAGCCGCAACCCAGTTCCAACACAGCCTGGCCATTGGCCAGTTCCGCACGCTGGCAGGTGAGTCCCAGCATATCGTCTTCCGAGGTATCAATATCCGTTACGCCCGGTTTCCAGTACCCGCTGGAGTATTTGAGGTTTTTGCCCAGGCAGTACTGGTAAAATTGCGTTGGTACTTCATAATGCTGCTGGTTGGCATCTGCCGTATTTACGGCGATGGGCGATGCTTTAAGCTGATCGATCAGCGCCATCAGGTGTGCCTGCTGTGTTTCCACATCGCCTTTGTTTTCATCATCCAGCCGCTGCTGTAATAACTTCCGGATGCCCTGCCGCAATAAAAAATCAGGGACTTTGTTTTGTTCAATCAGTTTATCGTACCACATGTGTGCAGGTTTGGCTTTTGCCAAATCGTTTTTTAAATGTAATTGTTTTGTGCAGGATTTACGTTTTTTGAAAAGGTACGGATTGCGAAAATTAAAATTTTAGAGCTTTTAGCTATATTCCAGGATGAGCGAAGGGAAAAATTGCATTACCCTCTTTAACGCATGCGTTAGAGAGGGTCGACCAGCGTAGCGCAGTCGGGGTGAGTAAACTCGCCGCCCTGCATTGGCGGTAATGTCCGCCGGGGTTGACTCACCCGGTCATCGCTTTGCTTGACCACCCTCTCTTTTGCAGGCAAAAAAGAGGGTAGAAAACTTTTTTTTAATGTTCTTCATTCATCGTAATAATATTGATATAAAACATTTACTGATTTAATAGTAAATTCAGCGCTGTTAATTTTACTACTGATAACTGACCCCATATTTATGAAAAAACTGATCTTTTTAGCTGGCTTCTGCTTTACTATTGCCCTGTCCCATGCCCAGGATGCACAAAAGGCTATTTTTTACGAAGTGTCTTTCGCCAATGCTGCGCACCACGAGGCGGAGATCATGATCACCATCCCTTCGGCGCCTTCCGGGCCATTTAATGTGCGGATGAGCCGTTCATCAGCGGGGCGCTATGCCACGCACGAGTTTGGCAAAAATGTTTACAATGTAACTGCCTCAACTGTTGATGGCGCAACTATCGCCTTAAAGCAATTGGAGGGCGACGTTTTCCAGGTGGCCGAAGATCACCCGGCTACGGTAAGGATCAGTTATACGCTTTTTGCCAACTGGACCGACGGCACCTACGCCAGTATTGACGAAAGCCACGCGCATCTGAATATGCCTGCCGCCTTTATGTGGGTGGTTGGTAAAGAACAGGAGGCACGGCCGGTAAAATTTGCATTTAACGACCTGGATAAATATGGCTGGAAAGTGGCTACCCAATTGAAACATGAAGGTGCCAATGTGTACAGCGCGCCTAACCTGCAATACATGATGGATAGCCCTACCGAACTGTCAAACTTTAAAGAAAGCAGCTGGGATGTGGTGAATACCGATGGTAAAACCGAAAAGATCAACCTAACCGTACACTCGGACGATGCACAGCCGGTGATTGATAACTTTGGTAAAATGGTGCAAAAAATGGTGCTGGAAGAGAAAGCCGTATTTGGTGAGTTGCCGGCCTATGATTTCGGCGAATATACTTTTTTGGATGATGTTTACCCGACAGTCTCGGGCGACGGTATGGAGCACCGTAACTCTACCTGTATCGTACAGCCGATTGATAAGGTAGAGGGGAATGAAGTGCGTTTATTAAGTACTTTTTCGCATGAGTATTTTCATAGCTGGAATGTGAAACGCATACGCCCCAAATCATTAGAGCCTTTTAATTTCGAGCATGCAAATATGAGCAGCGAGCTTTGGTTTGCTGAAGGTTTTACCCAATATTATGGCGAACTGCTGCTGGAGCGGTCCGGCTTTCATACGGTTGATGATTATACCCGTACTTTGAGCGGGCTGGTTAATTCGGTACTGCATACGCCTGCCGCGGCCAAATACCCGCCGACCCAGATGAGCCGTTACGCTGTATTTGCGGATGCCGGTGTTTCCATCGATCCGAACAATGATAACAATGTATTTACCAGCTATTACCTATATGGAGGCGCCACTGCACTGGCGCTCGACCTGATCCTGCGCAGCGATTTTCACCTGACGCTGGACGATTATATGCGCACCGTTTGGCTGGACAGGGGTAAAGTAATGAAACCTTATACCGTACCCGACCTGCAGGCCGACCTTGCCAAAGTAACCAATAGCCCCAAATTTGCTGCTGACTTTTTTAACCACTGCATTTATGGGGTTGATAAAAGCAATTACGAAACACTGCTGGCCAAAGCCGGGCTATTGCTGCGCAAAGCGGCGCCGGGCAAAGCATGGGCAGGTTCCTTAACCGGCTCGGGCCGCAGGGGCCGGTCGGGCCAGGCGCGTACCAGCGGCAGCGAAGGCATCCCTATTTTAACCAGTACTGTAATAGGCACGCCGGTTTATAAAGCAGGCCTTGA
This genomic window contains:
- a CDS encoding 3-keto-disaccharide hydrolase, giving the protein MMMTKKMILNGVRLVAGCLLVVLCLGVSAFKFAGHLAVASVPGKIKNAVADSGWRQLFNGKNLDGWKQVGPGSRYVENGLTGSHGGMGLCYWTKEKFGDCVIRIVYKMQKENSNSGFFIRIPIEPREAWMPVFYGYEVQIDNHPETSGEDDYHVTGTLYSLTKPHAKPGKPGPQWNVMEITLDGARTIVKVNGELVTDYTEGDPTPERKFDFEPFRGLRPNYGYIGMQNHGDDDIVFFKTVEVRPLHLQ
- a CDS encoding Gfo/Idh/MocA family protein, which encodes MEENKNETPKNTISRGDFIKKSALATAGFYIVPRFVLGGKGYTAPSDKLYIAAVGTGGEAENDIHHYATAPKKNAEIAFLCDVDERPGMQRMKEFPKAKFYHDWREMFDKEHKNFDAVTVAIPDHNHAIVGHSAMQMKKHLYLQKPLTHDIYEARVLTEAAKKYQVVTQMGDQGASCDGMRTMREWFEAGLIGDIEKVYCWTDRPVWPQGISWPASKPPVPKELKWDLWLGTANYVDYIDNLVPFNWRGWWQFGTGALGDMGCHIMGPPFKLLELGYPTEISGSASTVYTGIFKEGVFPESGPVSSSIKFNFTLKNGKLLDLYWMDGGITPERLAELDPDVNMNEALGDIPSENDFEGCTLFIGTKGKVSCGWGGSHPRLLPLSLNKDVHVPEKYPRIEGGMDGHWWQWVDAAIAGYGKMEVDSPFEGYAGPLTETVLLGNLLLRSFDIQEKIKRNDPVYGQMEGLKFSGRYTGLKWDGANMRVTNYEPANQFIRRTYREGWGDLKL
- a CDS encoding MFS transporter; protein product: MPVEKLPFKKQIAYACGMIGWSIMTNIIIVMLPYFYLPPSSSGLIPLVPQFLVFGVLNIMSLIAASGRLVDAVYDPFIASMSDKSGHRKGRRIPFMKWAILPAVLFCGLTFCPLVRGESMHNAFWIIITLIGFFMGATTYIIPYNALLPELTDTGAEKVKLSSFQQVGFVIGIIISALVNNFADLVQHLFDVTNRDSAVQYTIWGLAVFAGIIMLIPVLAIDERKYLVSKKPTHLPILLAIRKTFSQRNFKYYLISDFSFYMALSIISSGLLYFVTVLLHLPESMGGLLMGTMVIGSLIFYPLINYISHKHGKKSLVLFSFALLSLIFAMIYFLGKFPVSPKAQVYTLVLLAAFPLASLGILPNAILAEIAERDARVTGENREGMFFAVKFLFVKLGQTLGIALFAFLTVYGKDPGHDYGLRLNGICGFVLCLIAFVFFTRFRERKIG
- a CDS encoding SAM-dependent methyltransferase, which produces MANTITIAKKGSLYQDIVLKFLSKMENGTLYLTLPNGEKIAMGNGDSTITANIIINSEAFYKRVILYGDIGFGEAYVDGLWETDNITNVIKWVLLNVENAPGVSGSNIQTVSLNLLKIYNKLFHKKRANTVEGSRKNISEHYDLNNDFFASFLDPTMTYSSAYFYRDGLSLQEAQLAKYERLCRQLHLKPQDHVLEIGSGWGGNAIYMAKTYGCKVTSLTISEEQHKMAVERVEAEGLSGKVKILLKDYRLMDGTFDKIVSVEMLEAVGYKFMDVYFKKCHELLKKNGILALQVITSPDSRFESLRKGVDWIQKHIFPGSLLPSVGAINHSINKTGDLTLVDLKDIGLDYAKTLKLWHDAFNANLAKVKSLGFDETFIRKWNYYLCYCEAAFAMRNINVMHLVYARPNNTVR
- a CDS encoding DUF1365 domain-containing protein, which translates into the protein MMNSCLYKAKVMHHRLAPKVHRFHYNVFMFYLDLDEIDSLSEKLKFMSRNRFNLFNFRDKDHLQLPKEKPDTSQNIRAHITNYLASNGVAIGNGRIMVLTNLCTLGYQFNPVSFYYCYDEAGQIVCSIVEVCNTFLEMKPYFLGCETLKDEEFKLNTTKFFYVSPFIDMDTNFDFDLHIPGEKLQVKIDDYDKDGNRFFTSTLSGRRKPLKDATLLLYFLSFPFITLKIISLIHWQALKLWLKKIPYHKKGDDLPLQKEVYRPYN